A stretch of DNA from Enterococcus gilvus ATCC BAA-350:
TATGATGAAAAGTTTTTCCTACATCCCATATATTTAATAATATATTTAATTAATTGGTTGGCTGAGGGCATTCAATTACTGGGAGTAACTCGCTTTTTTGAGAAAGTTGTCTTTTAAGAACAATCGATCGCTAAAAAAAAAGACCATCAAAAAATTGATGGTCTTTATCATATAATTATTATTTTTAATTAAGTATATCTTGTAAAACTAAAAGAATTCTTCCTATTCTTTTCGATTGATCGAAACGATCTTTTGCTGCAAGCGATCGTAGACAACAACGAATTCTGAAACTTTTTTCTCGGACGTCGGTACTCGGAAGTAGTAATCCGACTGGCCGTCTGTTGGCGTGTTTGTATGGTAAAAACCGGAAAGGTAGGCGTGTGTAAGGTCCCCACGGGTATCCTTGAATAGTTCAAAGAAGCCGCTTGGATCATTCACAGAGATACTTTTCTCTAATGCCTTAAATTCTATTTGGTCCTTGTTCATTCCTGCTTTTTGCATTTGTCGATACAACTGCGTATCTGTTCCCTTACGGACTATTTCCGTCCATGCTGTCTCAAAGTCTGCGGATTTATCAAGGTACGTGTCATCCTTTGTGATGACAGACTTCATATCACTGCCGTCTTCTGCGGTCAACTCCGACAGTTCTTTATCATTGAAACGCAGTCTCACCGTATAATCATGGCGCGTCCCGTTTGTATCGGTAAAGCTCCAAACCTGCCGCTGGGTCATCATGGGCTGGTCATCGATCAGTCGTTGACCAAAGCCAATCAAACTGACACTCACAAAGCCGCTCTCTTCAGAGCTTACCATCGGATAAATCTTGCGGTAAAGATCAAAGATGTTTTTGCCATCCTTCGCCGACCCGTAAATTTTTTCGATCGTGCTCGCCATTGCCTGTGAACTAGAGAAGCTGCTTGCATCCTCAAAGGCTGTATTCAGTGCATCCACTTTTTTTGTTTGTTCTTCTACTAACGTTTGATCATTGATATCTTTTAATGCCAGAGTTTTAAGTTTTGGCAATTCTTCTTTTTTCTGTGCTTTGTCGTCGCTTGCGAACACGCTGAAGGGAATCGTGAATTGTGGGAAATTTCCGCTTAATACGATACCAAAAATGCCGACAAACAACGCTGCTAGGACACCCCAAAAGATCAACCATTTTTTTGCTGTGTTCATAGGTCACCTCGTCTCCTCCTTATTGTGGCGACTAATCGCAAAAGCGTCAAGTATTTCTAGTGAATAACTGCCTATTTTTATGAAATTATCTAAAATTTTCCTTGCAAAAATAGGATTATGATAGTTATTCTCGTCAATTTCTATTACACTAGAAGAAATGATTTATAAGGATAGGCGGATATGGCAAACAGACAAGAACGGCATCAAAAAAAACAAGAGCTCAAAAAGAAACCCACACGAAACAAGCCTTCACGGATCAAGCTGGCGAAATCTACTAAGATTTCATTAGGCATACTTATCGTGATACTTTTAATGCTCCTCGCAGGTACGGTTTTCTTTTTCCAAAAGTATGGCAAGGAAGTGACCGCAGCGATCGACGCTGGTGAAGAGCACGCGGCGAAAATTCAAGAAAGCGACTTTAAGCAATACCACCCCACCACGATTCTCGATAAAAACGGGCAAGTCATCAAAGAGTTAAAAACGCAGGAGCGGGACTATTTAACGTATAAAAAAATGGACCCCCTTGTTTCCCAGGCGTTGATGTCGATTGAAGACAAGCGCTTCTACGAACACCATGGTGTCGATACGCAAGGGCTTTTGACGATTGCATTGAATGCTGCTACAGGTCGCGGCGTCCGTGGGGCTTCTACGATTACCCAGCAATTAGTCAAAAATATTTATTTGACTCCTGAAGTGTCTATTTCTCGAAAAATCGAAGAAATGGTCATGGCTCAAGCCCTGGAAAAAAGATTTACAAAACACCAAATTTTAGAATATTACTTAAACAACGTGTACTTTGGTCACGGTGCCTACGGGATCAACGCGGCGGCGAAGGTCTATTTTGGAAAATCCATCAATGACACCAGTCTTTTAGAAAAAGCAACACTGGTAGGGATTACGAACAATCCGGGGATTTTTGACCCTACGACCAATAAGGAAAATGCCTTAAAGCGTGCCAAGCTGATTTTAAAACAGATGAACGCGCAGGGTTATATCACGAAAGAACAATATGAAAAAGCGAAATCAGACGATATCTCCGCGAAGATTCATAGTAACGCCCTGAACAATCAGCTAGACAATAATGAAGTGGCTTTGGCCGTCGATTCCGCGACGAAGATTCTAATGGGGCAACAGGACTTCCGCTTCCAGTATCAATTTGACTCGAAGGAAGAAGAAGATCGCTACAACGAAGAATACAAGACAGCGTATAACAAAGTGTATCAGCGAATCCTTTCCGGAGGCTATCAAATCAGCACGAACATTGATACGGGGCTTCATGATCAACTGCAAGGAATCGTCAGCAACGTCATGAACGCTTGGCAAGACCGTGGAGAAAATGATTTCTTTACGAAGCAGGCGGCGATGACAGTCATTGACAATCAGACAGGCGATGTCGTCGCAAGTATCGGCGGGCGCGGCGAAGAGGGCAACCACTACAATCGGGCCTTTCTCTCCTTCCGACAACCTGGATCAGCGATCAAGCCACTAGTCTCTTATGCGCCTGCGTATGAGCGCGGTTTGCTTGAGACAAATGCCGTTTCAGATGATCGACCAAACGACACGTATCCAAACAATATTTACAATGGCTCTAAGGGAAACTTGACCTTAAGAAATGCCTTAGCGATATCTTCAAACGTCGTTGCGTACAAATTAGCGGAAGAAAATCGGGCAGAATTAAAAGAGCCTGTCTATCAGCCATTAGCGCAAATGCAATTTACCGGACTTGATGTCCAAGACGATAATCCGATCATCGCTGTCGGCGGGATGACCTATGGTGCCACCACACAGGAAATGGCGAGTGGAATCGCTACTTTAGTTAATCAAGGGAATTACCGCGCACCATTAAACATCCAAACGATCAAGCGAAAAGACAATGGACAAGAGATCTTCGCGCAAAACGATCTTGCGCAACAAAAAGTGTACAGCGACGATGCTGCCTATTTGACCATCGATACGATGAAAGCTGTCCATCAAGACCCTGATGGTACGGCAAACGGGCTGGCCTTGGCCCACAATCAAAATTGGGCGGTCAAGACCGGGACGACAGATGAAGCAAAGGATTTATGGACGGTCGGCGCCACCCCGTATTACACCGTAGCTGTTTGGGCCGGCGATGACACGCCGCAACCACAGGACAACAGCAGCGTGGGACAGGCAACGAAGGAAATTTTCAAACAAACGATGGATCTTTTAAATAATGGCAAAGAAGACGTTGATTTCCAAATGCCTTCTTCCGTGCAAAAAGTCGGCAACCAATTGGTGACTCGTTCCAGTCAAACAAAGCAAGTCTTAGCAACACGTAAGAATGCGTTGCAGACTTCGACAGCGAACATCGATACCTTGGCGAAACAAAAAGCCAACGAATTAACGGCGGCGAAGTTGAATACGCCAATGGTTGAAGAAGCTTCAACCTTCAGCAATCAATTGATTTCTGAACGAATCGATACGTTGAGTCAATTCGAGATCATCGTCACAGACAGTCAGGACAATTGGCAGACCTTCGATCAGTATGCACAACAAGTCTTTGCTCTGGTCCAACAGGTTGAGCCTTCGGGCGGTTCCCTTTCGGACCAATACACCAATGTCTACCGCAACAAAGAAGCAGAGTACGCCCATGAAAAAGCCGCGCGAGACTCTGAACTGAATACGGTCAAAGACCAAATTCAAGACACAAAGAACCAAAGCAAAGACTTAGACAAACGGATCAATGATTTGAAAAAACAAGTCGAACAAGCAGAAAAAGACTAAAAAAACAGTCGCCGATTCGGCGGCTGTTTTTCTAGTTTAGTGACATGAGATAGACAAGTTGCGGATATTCACTCCTTTAAAGCAGCCGCCATCCCATTCACTATATGAGAAAAAATACTATCAGACATGCACTTATTTTGATAAGCAGCGGAACAATCAGCCTTCCTGTCTTCACGTAAGCGAGACCTAGAATACCATTCACTAGTAAATATAAGAGTCCGCAGATAAAGGTTTCCGGCTGCAATAAAATGCTGTACAAGATACTCGATACCCATACACCTAAAAAAGCGTGATCCTTGAAAGCCAACCCAATAATTCCTCCTCGGAAAACAACTTCTTCCATAATTGGGCTAAGAACGAACGTAAAAAGTACAATGATCACTAGCGGAACTGTAGATAGAACCTGCGTGTCTAATGGATTTAACGCTTTTTCAATAATGACTTTGTGATCGATAAGGACGGATTCCAACACGGAGAGAATAAGTAGAGAAATCGTGGCTGTTAAAATGATTTGAATATTTCTCTTGGTCAAAAATTTCAAATCAAAAAAGAACAAATCTAAACTTTGAGAAAGCCGTAGGAGTATAAATGAGGCAAATAAGCAAAACAGACAGAGTGCAAAACTATCAATTGTCGTAAAACTATGATCGTTGTTTCTTTGGGCGATCACTAAAAACATGGAGAACATCACCGAAAAAAATACGACCAAACCGCCTAATCCTATACAAATCATCACATTCCATAGTTTATCGACTGTTTGATTTTTCATGGCTCCTCTCACTCCCTTTTCTTTTATTGTACCGTGCAAACACACGCAAAAAATCCCGATTCCTTGGAAAATATACCAAGAAATCGGGATTTTGAGTTTACATCTGTACTTTCGTTCCGCTGTTGCCTTTCACGGCTTCTGACGCTTGTTCTAAAGAAGCGATGATGGCTTGACGGCCTGCCTTTGATTCAGCGAAGTCGATTGCCGCTTCGACTTTTGGCAGCATACTGCCAGGAGCGAATTGGTCTTCGCTAATGTATTGCTGCATGTCAGCGACAGTCGTTGTTTCCAACGCCTTTTGATCAGGTTTGCCGAAGTTGACGAAGACATGGTCAACAGCTGTTAATATAATGAAGACATCTGCGTCGATCAGCGCAGCCATTTTAGCTGCGGCAAAATCTTTATCGATGACGGCATCGACGCCTTTGTAGCGTGAGCCTTCATAGATTACCGGAATACCTCCTCCACCACAGGCGATGACGACTTGCCCCGCATCGACTAAGGTTTTTAAACTGATTTTTTCGTAAATATCTACTGGTTTTGGTGATGGAACGACCCGCCGCCAGCCGCGACCTGCGTCTTCAACATACACATCGTCTGTTTCATCCATCAGTTTTTTGGCTTCTTCTTCCGTGTAATACCCGCCGATCGGCTTCGTCGGATTTGAGAAGGCTGGATCTTTCGGATCAACAACGACTTGTGTCAGCATCGAAACGACTGGAATGTCTTCCATTCCGCGGGAAACCAATTCTTCATCAATGGCTTGCTGCAAATGATAGCCAATGTAGCCTTGGCTCATCGCTGTACATTCTGGGAACGGCATCGTATCTTCCGCCGTCTTGCTGGTTTCTTCGAAGGCCAAACGGATTTTTCCGACTTGCGGACCATTGCCGTGAGCGATCACGACATGGTGTCCGGCTGTAATGAGATCCGCGATGGATTTCGCTGCTAATTCTGCTTTGGTTAATTGTTCATTGGCAGAATTTCCTAACGCATTTCCGCCTAAAGCGATCACGATTTTTGACATGAGGGTCTCCTATCTTTGTGGTTGTTGTTGCGTGATGCAGTGGATGTTTCCGCCGCCGTACACGATTTCTACTGTATTAACGCCCACAATTTCTTTATCTGGGAAAATCATTTCTAATTGTTCTAAAGCTAACGCATCGTTCTTGTCACCGTATTGAGGCACGATCACGCCGTTATTGGTAATCAAGAAGTTCATGTATGACGCGATACAGATATCGCCGTCTTCACGCGGCATCGTTCCTTCCACGTAATCGATCTTGAAATTGCCGTCGATCGTCACATTTTCGATTGGGCAGCAGATCTTATGCACTTTTAGCTTGCGGCCTTTTGCGTCTGTCATTTCATTCAGACGTTTGTATGCATCTTGTGCTGCTTCATAGAATGGGCTGTTTTCATCTTCCGTATAGATACATGCCACTTCTCCTGGACGAACGAAGCACGCCACGTCATCTACGTGTCCATTGGTTTCTTCTGGATCGATCCCGTCGCCTAACCAAAGAACTTTTTCACAGTTCAAGTAGTCGCATAATTTTTCTTCGATTTCCTCTTTCGTCATGTGAGGATTGCGCCCTTCACTTA
This window harbors:
- the aguA gene encoding agmatine deiminase, which gives rise to MAKRIEKTTPKQDGFRMPGEYEPQEKVWMIWPERPDNWRDGGKPAQEAFTEVAKAVSKFTPMNVVVSQQQFQNCRRQLPEDITVYEMSNNDAWIRDCGPSFVINGKGELRGNDWGFNAWGGLVDGLYFPWDQDDLIAQKICEIEHVDSYRTDEFILEGGSFHVDGEGTVLTTEMCLLSEGRNPHMTKEEIEEKLCDYLNCEKVLWLGDGIDPEETNGHVDDVACFVRPGEVACIYTEDENSPFYEAAQDAYKRLNEMTDAKGRKLKVHKICCPIENVTIDGNFKIDYVEGTMPREDGDICIASYMNFLITNNGVIVPQYGDKNDALALEQLEMIFPDKEIVGVNTVEIVYGGGNIHCITQQQPQR
- a CDS encoding transglycosylase domain-containing protein, producing MANRQERHQKKQELKKKPTRNKPSRIKLAKSTKISLGILIVILLMLLAGTVFFFQKYGKEVTAAIDAGEEHAAKIQESDFKQYHPTTILDKNGQVIKELKTQERDYLTYKKMDPLVSQALMSIEDKRFYEHHGVDTQGLLTIALNAATGRGVRGASTITQQLVKNIYLTPEVSISRKIEEMVMAQALEKRFTKHQILEYYLNNVYFGHGAYGINAAAKVYFGKSINDTSLLEKATLVGITNNPGIFDPTTNKENALKRAKLILKQMNAQGYITKEQYEKAKSDDISAKIHSNALNNQLDNNEVALAVDSATKILMGQQDFRFQYQFDSKEEEDRYNEEYKTAYNKVYQRILSGGYQISTNIDTGLHDQLQGIVSNVMNAWQDRGENDFFTKQAAMTVIDNQTGDVVASIGGRGEEGNHYNRAFLSFRQPGSAIKPLVSYAPAYERGLLETNAVSDDRPNDTYPNNIYNGSKGNLTLRNALAISSNVVAYKLAEENRAELKEPVYQPLAQMQFTGLDVQDDNPIIAVGGMTYGATTQEMASGIATLVNQGNYRAPLNIQTIKRKDNGQEIFAQNDLAQQKVYSDDAAYLTIDTMKAVHQDPDGTANGLALAHNQNWAVKTGTTDEAKDLWTVGATPYYTVAVWAGDDTPQPQDNSSVGQATKEIFKQTMDLLNNGKEDVDFQMPSSVQKVGNQLVTRSSQTKQVLATRKNALQTSTANIDTLAKQKANELTAAKLNTPMVEEASTFSNQLISERIDTLSQFEIIVTDSQDNWQTFDQYAQQVFALVQQVEPSGGSLSDQYTNVYRNKEAEYAHEKAARDSELNTVKDQIQDTKNQSKDLDKRINDLKKQVEQAEKD
- a CDS encoding CPBP family intramembrane glutamic endopeptidase, with the translated sequence MKNQTVDKLWNVMICIGLGGLVVFFSVMFSMFLVIAQRNNDHSFTTIDSFALCLFCLFASFILLRLSQSLDLFFFDLKFLTKRNIQIILTATISLLILSVLESVLIDHKVIIEKALNPLDTQVLSTVPLVIIVLFTFVLSPIMEEVVFRGGIIGLAFKDHAFLGVWVSSILYSILLQPETFICGLLYLLVNGILGLAYVKTGRLIVPLLIKISACLIVFFLI
- the arcC gene encoding carbamate kinase, with translation MSKIVIALGGNALGNSANEQLTKAELAAKSIADLITAGHHVVIAHGNGPQVGKIRLAFEETSKTAEDTMPFPECTAMSQGYIGYHLQQAIDEELVSRGMEDIPVVSMLTQVVVDPKDPAFSNPTKPIGGYYTEEEAKKLMDETDDVYVEDAGRGWRRVVPSPKPVDIYEKISLKTLVDAGQVVIACGGGGIPVIYEGSRYKGVDAVIDKDFAAAKMAALIDADVFIILTAVDHVFVNFGKPDQKALETTTVADMQQYISEDQFAPGSMLPKVEAAIDFAESKAGRQAIIASLEQASEAVKGNSGTKVQM